GAGATTGTGCTATTGAGGCGATCATCTCAGCGGCAGAGACGGGCTTCACCGGCTCTTTCGTGGGTTCCAGCATCCCCTGCAAACCGACAGTCGTCAAAGATGATTGATTAAACACATATGAGCTTTAGAGGACGTCTAAAATAAACCAGCGTCCatcctctctctcacacacacacacacacacacacacacacacacacagctcgcCTGCAGCTGGGTTTCACTCACCAGACTGGCAGCATACATTGGCACAATTACAGGCTGCTTTTTATGGCCCGTGAACAGCTGACGAGAAAGAGATAAAAACAGAAGAGGAGAGGGAAAGTTAAAGAGAAATCAGTTACAATTTCAGGAAGAATACAGCTTCTTGACTAAATCCTATGTTTTCCCATAACCAAACTCACTATGTTTCTGGTGTCGATACCAAGCGAGCAGAGCAGCACTTTATTGGTATGAGAGCCGCCCCATTGGTACCGGAGGCCGTAGGCATTATTAACATCCTGCAGCTGCTGCCAAACGTCCCGCAGTGCCCTACGCAACCAGGAGGAGACAGACAGCGTTTCATTGACCACAGGACAATAAAGATGACTTAACTGAGGTAACAGGCCACCAGCAGCACTAAGCAAATAAACTCGTAGCTCCTCACCCATTGGTCGGCCCTCTGTCAGTGTCTTCCTGTTGTGATGTGTCAGGAGGCTTGAGAATGGTGTTGAGCGTGGTCACCTCTTCCTCTACCTGAGGGGCGACAACCGGCTCGAAACTGGCCTGGAAAATCTTCTCCAAACGGCTGACCAATGCAgacttaataaaacacaaaaggtTGTGTTGCTCAGTAAAAAGTGTAGAATAGAGAAcaagacttttataatgttacaaaagataaatgctgttcttttgaattttctgttcttcctgaaaaaaattatcacggttttcacaaaaatatgaagtagcacaactgttttcaatacagataataatcagaaatgtttcttgagcagaaaaacagcatatcagagtgatttctgaaggatcatgtgatactgaagactggagtaatgatgctgaaaatccagctttgatcacaggaataaattacatctgtccaaatagaaaacaatattacacaatatctactgtatttttgatcaaataaatgcagccttggaagAAGAAGAGATGTttaaattttgaaaacagtagtgtacttttattacatttcatttattactGAAAGGTTTTGGTAAAAATAGCTTTGATttggtaaaaatattaaaaaggttTTGGTAAAAAAAGGTTTTGCAAATACCCTAGCATTTATGTATCTTTATGCTTATCAGAGAAAGAAGacaatatttaatttgacagaaatagttatttttagcATATACTTAGTTTTGACCTAATAACTGGCacagtgaaatgaatgaaatagaGACGTTATAAAGGCTGTGTTTGCGCTTAATCAGTCGTGTAGACAGAGTAAACCATCCTGTCCAGGTTCATTCCTCAATCTGATTTCATTTCCTGTGCCAGTTTTACTGTCAGGACAACAAAATGATGAATAGAATGGGGCaaagtaaaaactaaaaactataaACCATCAAACTAGTGTTTTTAAGGAATCAGACCTACCATTGTACAACTTTTGTGCTCCGCAGCAGCAGTAGGGGGCGCCGTAACCGGCTGGCTTTCCTGCCAGTCATCTCTGTTATTTTCTGTAGCCTCTGCATTCTGTTCCTGCCCAAACGTTGCCCACGACTCCCCTCCATTCTGGCTCTGATCCGGCTCAGAGAAAGCCTGCCATCCTTCGTTATCGCCCACCTGCGCAGAGCTAAAATCCGCGAAACTGTCACTCCCAGGAAAATCCGCAAACGTCGTTGCCTCCTCAACCACCAAGTCTGTTTTACTAGCTTCTTTTGATGTGTCAAAATCGCCAAAGTCATCATCTTCGACCTCCACCGGGGGACTCGGGTCCGGCTCGGGCTGAGAGACCCCCTGCTGGTCAAAATCAGCAAATCCAGTCGCGCTAAACGTGCTGGCGTCTCCAAAGTCACCGAAATCTCCAAAATCCTCATCGTCATCCTCGGCCAGCTGGCTGTGGTCGGCCGGAGTGGCCGTCTCCTCCTGAAGCGGAGGCGAGGGTACGGATCCCGTCGTGCTAAAGTCGCCAAATTCTTCGAGCGCGTCTGTCGATAGCGGCCGACCAAAGGACGTCTCCGTTTCCGTCTCCGTCTCTAAAGTCTCATTCTCGGAGCCTTTCTCATCTGATTGTTCGCCACTAGACTTATCCCCAGTAGAGTCGGGGGACACCCTGTTATCATCGGTTTCGCTAAAAGTGACACCATTAAGAGCTAGCGGTTGCACTGTGCTAACGACTTCAGTAGTATCAGCTTCTAGCTCCCTTCGAGCTAAATCCGACCCTTCATGGAAACCCCAGTCACCGTTGCTGAGACTTCCAGAGTTTTCTGAAAAGAATCCAAACCCTGTGTTTCTTGAGTCCCTGCTATCGTCTTCTAAACTAGCTCCTCGATCGTCAACACTGTCGCTAGCATCATTCTGTGGCGGTACGCACCCTTGATTCAAATGTTCCCAGTCTGTCTCTGAGGGCTGGTTGTGTTCAGCATTTGAAAAGGCAGAGAAATCTGCAAAATCATCTGGACTGACATCAAATTCATTGGTTTTGTGTGGCGTAGGCGGGCTTCCACCTTGGTCTAATGTCGCAAACCCGTTCGTGAGCACTTCAACTGTGCCATTGCAGGCAACGGCGTCACTGTCAGTCCGAGACCCCGTTGCGAACTCCAGGGATGTGATGTGAGCTTGGTGCTCGCTGAACTTTTTGAGTTCCTCTACGCTAACCGTTCTGCCGTTGGGCTTGGGGGTTTGGCCAGAGCCAGGTGTCACGCCGTTAGCTTTCGCAGACCCTGCGGGTTGAGCAGACAGTCCCACGATCCTTCCGTTGCTCAGCAGCTCCGGCGGCGAAGTGGCGTTTAAAGCCTGAGACTGGTTGAACGTGGTGGGCGTGTCGAACTCCGAGAAGCTGGTGCTGTTCGGGACGCCGGTGAAGTCGCTGAATTCGTCGTCCTCATCCTCGATGCCTTCCTCCATCGGTGGCGGAGAGGAGGAGTACATGCGTATCACGTCAGGCTCCATGGGGCCTTGAGCAGAAACACAGCCGAGAGCTCACACCTGCGGCAAAGCAATGCAATGCACAGATTAGCATTCAGGAATATGACTAACAAAACATTAAAGTACAAATGAATGGTAATTTATTCTCAGGGCCTTTAATCTAATCTTACATATGAATATTTTCCAATTAGACATTGGTTTTTACAAAAGAGAGTTTTACTAGATTTGTTATTAATTGTTTGAGAAAACATTTTCCTTTTCTGGCAAAAGAAATACGATGCATgcacaattaataaaaaaaaaaaaaatacaaatcagcATGGATAGGTGCAATTATCAAATCgcaatgcaaaatatataatttaattgaataCACAGCCTACTGCGTGTTTCAGAGTAACATGtggcactgtgttcatttacatgTTCAAAACATGATCTGATTCACAGTAAATGCTAATCCACATCTAAATCTATGCTACTAATCGGAGTTTGTGTCGCACAGGataacatgcatttgaaaatgcaacATGCACCAATCATCTTGTCATTTTGTAATGTGAAGTGCCcatcaaaaaaagagctttaaaaaaaaataataaaataaaaagttttaaggGCTCCCTCtgtttttccaccaaaataaaagctaaagcTGTACTGtaaagtaaaattattattattttttttcttaaatgctaCACTGAAATATTACGATAgtaatagttattatttttttgtttcatatttttatttagtagtaataattaaaatgattattatagttatatataaaatcacaaccgttttttttaaatcacatttttttaaattatcagaAAAATCATAGTTAGGTTTTTTCCCCTGCATTGCTCAGCACTACAATGCATGTAACATGACGAGACTGTTGGACAGATACTAATATAATTAAAGTGTCAGGATGCCCTCGGGATTAGTTCAAAACTGTAATTAGATTTAATGTGAAATGCAAGTCGTTTGGAAATGAGTTCTGACACAGCAACAGGAAATCAGCTCTTCTGCAACGCTGCATGTTTTAATCACAACAGTGGGAACAGCAGGGAGACGCTGCATTATCACTCATGCTTCCTCTTTAATGAACTCAATCCTCGTTTTTGTACATCACCATCATCCTACGTCTAATCACTGGTGTTTGCAAAGACAAGCAACACTTTTGCTATTGCTCTACCAAAGTGTTAACTTAATGCTTTAAGCCCTAAATATTAAACTAGTGAGTAAATCATCACACACCGTTTGTGCTTCAGTACCTCGCATCAAGGACACAACATCAATAAATCTTCTTAATCTTAACATGAATAAGACGTATGCTTATTTTCTTTATACAAACCACTGATCACCATTGTAACACCGCTAAGCAATCGCCCTCTGTTGGCAGCGCTCATTACGATAGTGCTCAAGGGCCTATTTACAGGAACAGGTTCTTGTTGTCTAActcaaatcaaatcaacaagagtaaaaaaaagagagactgTCTTCAAATCAGACGCTAATTAAGTGCTAATGGGAGAAGTGGTGACTTAAGTGCAGCAGGTCAACCAGATCAATCGGCGGGAATAAACCACAAGAATTCTGTCACtcaatgcaataatttacaaaggAGAGCAAAAGCACAAACAGAATAAAACAGGGCTTTTAAATGGTCTGTTGTATCGCTCTGGGAGCTTCGTCAGAGCTGTTTGCTCAAAGGTGGGTCAAACAATGACAGAGTGACACACAAGAAAACAGCAAGATCTTTGCCAAACCTCAGTTTACAAGTGACCTACATCTTATGGACATcttacagcacaaaataaatgacaatgtTGCTATCAGAAAGCATCAAcaaatttacaaatgaaatatttactgaaatatttgagttatatcattgcaaattcaaaatatatcaCGCAATGAACAGCTTCGTAGATTTGATAGGATTGACAGTAATGCTCAACTTTCTTGTAAGGATAAGAGGGATATAAATAACTGATATAAATAATCAGAACCGTGCATtcattttatgattattatgaAACTGATACTTTTAAGAACAGGAagattaaaacagaaaacagaaagtAAATTGTGCTAAACTACAACTTATGTTTACACCATTTTAACTGCAGATTTCTATAATCTagtacaaacacaaaaaaatttacTATCAGAAAGCAATAACAAATGCCccacttaattattttactccTCTAGTTTATATTTTTGCGAATTAAAAATTCACATGCATTTTATCAGATTGACAGTGATACTCTTATTTTCTTATAAGAATACACTACATGTATAAATATCTataattataactatatattcataGTACACATATCAAGACAGAAATGTAGTAATATAACGAATATAACTAATACAGTTTCTAAACTAAATGACAGTATTTAAGTGCATAAGACACACTTTAGGAGTAAAGTTATTAAATCTGTCATTAAATCATTCATCACAGCTGTTCAGAAACACCAGGCCTTCAGCAGATAAACTGATCAAACTACTCTTCATAACTGTATAAATCTGATGAGGAGATTAGTTTAGCCTAAACTATGCTTATCCGAGATTAAATCTGGATTAAACTGAATTACTGACATGTAGGCTTTTGGACAGAATCAAATCGGTTTTGGAGATGTTTACATTACGGCTAGCAGTTAGCCGTTAGCCTGATCACAGCAGTGCAATTACACATGACAGCATAAAATACGGTGTTTAAATCAGTCAAAATAAGCTGCTTCTGTCTAAACAATGACATTAAGTTGCCATAAGAGTCGTGTTGTTGTTCCACAAGTGATTTAGAAGAGCAAACTCATCTGTTAGCATACCAGCTCAGTGTAGCATCAGAACCCATTGATTAACACAGGCGATGCTAGCAGGCTAACACTAGCACTAGCCTCGGTGCTAACGGCTAGCTGTCGCGCAGCTGTCAGTCATCTTCTTACCTCACGAGACCGGAGTGAAGTGTCCCATCCTCACGAGCGCATCCCGCGCACCGGCGTCACGGGAGATCCGCTCAGatccctctctctgtctgtttgtctgtgagtgtgtgtgagtgtgtgtgagtatggGAGTGTGAGCTGTGGATCCTGCTCTTTTCCCGAGTATTACCCAGCATGCACCATGCGCTGGTGTGGCACTGCTGGACTCACGTGTTGATTGGGTGAGACTGCTTTGGGAGAAATCAACTAAACCCAGCACTCGTGGACcctcaaatgtgaccctggagcacaaaaccagtcttaaatatcacgggtatatttgtagcaatagccaacaccACATTGCACGGGTCAAAATTagtccttttttcttttatgccaaaaatcattaagacataaagtaaagatcatgttccatgaagatattttgtacatttcctaccgtgaatatatcaaaacttaatttttgattagtaatatgcattgctaaggttttaatttggacaactttaaaagcaattttctcaatattttttatttttatttttatttatttatttttgtttgtttgtttgtttgtgtgtttttttgcaccctcagattccggattttcaaatagttgtataaatctcagtttcagaAAAttaacccttatgactggttttgtggtcctgggtcacaaATATGATCATCCTCATGTGAGCAAAAAGGCTATTTATAAAGACACAGTTTCTACTCTgaacaaataatattataaatatgtgtaaaagattatttgggttatttttttctcacTATAGTACTGTACTCTTctatgtttatttgttaatttaatgtcatttttaaataaattttaattagtaataatttattatttatttagttcagTAAGTTATTTAgtcatttctgttttaattcattttatttatatcatacttttctttttttttatttcttttttacacTGCTTAGCTAAAGACCcaatttatacagtgaaaagataacattataaatatgtgtaaaataCAATCTGGAAAATATTGAGTCTGTTAAATtacattcagttttttttctacTCAGCATAGTACTTCACTGTTCtatgtattgtttatttatgtattttaaggtaatttttacatctatttattttaatctattaattaattatattctactttttattattcacattaatctatttatttattattttaatctactttaaaaaatgttgtaataattttttttattttaatctacaTTTTTTTACACTACTTTTTCTTAAAGTCCCAATTTATactgtgaaaattaatattataaaaatgtgcaaaatataattagaaaaatagtcaagtcaagtcacctttatttatatagcgcttttaacaatacagattgtgtcaaagcaactttccaatatcagaataggaaaatagtgtcaataatgtaaaatgataagattaaacactcaattttcagttaaaggcatttcattattgaattcagtgatgtcatcgtccagatcagtttagtttaaataatatctgtgcaatcatgtagacgatatcactggaaatgaagtgtccccaactaagtaAGCCAGAGGTgccaaggaaccaaaactccctctgtgacagaatggagaaaaaaaccttgggagaaaccaggctcagtcgggggccagttctcctctgaccagacgaaacccgcagttcaattccaaccgcagccatgtcagattgtgtaaagggctcatctgattcccgtggtcttgtcccgatggctgtctaggtgacgaggtcttcactggggatcagtctctggggctcatccaGGTGTCCTGacctccgctgacgatcagggctgtagaagtcatctctaggtgctgatccaccatctgatctggatacggactggatcgggtggctacggtgatttcggaataagaaagaaacagactaatattagcgtagatgccattcttcttacgatgtaacgagtacatcgtgtgttatgggaagtgttcctggttctggttgacctaattaatgcagcctaacaatcctttaacggatttgaataatagaagcgtattagtgtgttatgtgtaagccaggctaaagagatgggtctttaatctcgATTTAAactgtgtctgcctcccgaacagtgttaggtagattgttccagagttttggcgctaaataggaaaacaatctcccgcagttgattttgatattctaggtattatcagatggccagagttttgagaacgcagcggacgtggaggactataatgtgataagagcttgCTCAaatactgaggagctaaaccattcagggctttataagtaattaacaagattttaaaatctatccgatgtttgatagggagccagtgcagtgttgacagaaccgggctaatatggtcatacttcctgcttctagtaaggactctagctgctgcattttggaccaactgtagtttgttgatcaagcgtgcagaacaaccacccaataaagcattacaatagtctaaccttgaggtcataaatgcatgaattaacatttctgaattttcaattttccaGAAAtgtggctgtcaaaggaaagattgctatcaaatagcacgcctaggttcctaactgatgacaaagaattgacagagcagccgtcaagtgttagataatgttctaggttattacatgtgggggttttaggtccgataattttttcagtttttcagaatttagcagtaagaaattactcgtcatccagtttttatatcgactatgcattccgttagtttctcaatttggtgtgtttcaccgggccgcgaagaaatatagagctgagtatcatcagcataacagtgaaagctaacaatctgataatatctcccaagggtaacatatagagcgtgaaaagtaacggccctagtactgagccttgaggtactccatactgcacttgtgatcgatatgatacctcttcattcactgctacgaactgatggcggtcagataagtacgatttgaaccatgctaaggcacttccactaatgccaacaaagttttgtagtctattcaaaagaatgttgtggtcgatagtgtcgaacgcagtgctaagatccagtagaactaataaagagatacaaccacgatcagatgatagaagcaggtcatttgtaactctaatgagagcagtctcagtactatgatacgatctaaatcctgactggaattcctcacagatttcatttttctctaggaaggaatataattgtgaggatactaccttttctagtatctttgacagaaaagggagatttgagatcggtctctaattaactagatctttggggtcaggttgtggttttttaatgagaggcttaataacagccaatttgaaggttttggggacatatcttaatgacaatgatgaattaataatagccaaaagaggatctatgacttctggaagcagctgttttagtagtttagatggaatagggtctaacatacatgttgttggtttcgatgatttaacaagtttatacaattcttcctctcccacagtagagaatgagtggaattgttcctcagggggtctatagtgcgctatctgatgcgatactgtagctgacggctgcatggttacaattttatctctgatagtttcgatcttggaagtgaagtagttcataaagtcattactgctgtgctgttgggaaatgtcaacacctgctgatactttattttttgttcatttagccactgtattgaataaatacacgGGGTTATGTTTgatttcttctaaaagagacgaaaagtaatcagatctagcagtttttaatgcttttctgtaggatagggtactttcccgccaatacgaaatacctctaatttagttttcctccagctgcgctctgAGAATACTGAGTTTCTATTTAGTTAAATTACGTTTTTCCTACTCACTATAGAACTGTATTGTTATATGTATGTAGCctattatttgtgaccctggagcacaaaatcagtcataagtatcacgggtatatttgtagcaatagccaacaatacattgcacgggtcaaaattatccatttttcttttatgccaaaaatcgtTAGGATAGTAAGtagagatcatgttccatgaagatattttgtaaatttcctacagtaaatctttcaaaacttcatttttgattagttatatgcattgctaaggttttaatttggacaactttaaaggtcattttctcaatatttagatttttttgcacccttatgactggttttgtggtcctgggtcacaaATATGATCATCCTCATGTGAGAAAAAAGGCTATTTATAAAGAATAAAGTTTCTACTCTgaacaaataatattataaatatgtgtAAAAGATTATTTGGGTTATTTTTTACTCACTAAATTACTATGCTCTTctatgtttatttgttaatttaatgtcatttttaaatatattttaattaataataagttattatttatttagttcagTAAGTTATTTAgtaatttctgttttaattaatattaaatgtatttatttatatcatacttttttctttttttttcacactgcCTAGCCTAAAGACCcaatttatacagtgaaaagattataaatatgtgtaaaataCAATCTGGAAAACATCGAGTCTCTGTTAAATTacatcgttttttttttctactcagCATAGTACTTCACTGTTCtatgtattgtttatttatgtgttttaaggtaatttttacatatttattttaatttattttaatctattaattaattgtattctactttttattattcacattaatctatttattattttaatatacgtttaaaaatagttttaatcattttttaaatttgaatctAGCTTTTTTACACTGCTTTGTAAAGACCCAATTTATactgtgaaaattaatattacaaaaatgtacaaaatataattCGAAAAATTTTCGAAAAAGAGTTTCTATTAAGGTACATTAAGTTTTTTCTACTCACTATAGAACTGTATTgttatatgtatttgttttgtttatttcttatcTATTATCTATCTACTGTTTAGCATatctctttattattattattattattattattatttgtggtcatttttattttaatcaacttTTTCTACGTTTTTGCTTACCGGCCCAAATCAAGCAGAGCCTTAGTACCACGGCATTACCATCTATACTGCAGTGCAGTTGAGAAACAGCTCTACTATAATAGACATAATCATCAGGAAGCAGAACAGAGATAAGAAAGCCAACAGGAAAACCGAAGGCAGGAGTTTAACAGCACAATATGCAGGAAGACTCTTCCATGAACACTAAAATGTCACTCTCCAGAACGGACGGAAAGGAGTGCAGCACACCAGTCATTTGCATGTTTGAAATATCGTTCTGTATACACCAAATACTCAGTGCACCTCAAGATAACTAACTTTAGAGTACGTTTTTCTACAAGCACCTGGTTCATGCAAATGATCTACAATATTACTCAATAGTGTGTCCAGCCCTGCTACAATCACCACTGACAatacaatttcattcattcgaAGCCTTTATTAATTAGGAACAATGTGTGTGCAATCAAGAAGAGGTTGACGTGACACACCGTGTGCTCAGAGACAATAAATACACAGAAAGCACTGGAATGCAACGGTTTTCTCCCTGATTTTATGCTGGTCTCAAGTAACGAAAGCACCTAAATGAAGTTCACATTATTAGCGGCTCATCACGCGTCTCGTTAACACAGCtaaacataaaatgcattgctTTGAAGTATGTTTAAGTGCTTGTCAATGGAATCACAATGGAAAGGAATCACTATTGCTGTAAGACAGATGCAACTCTCAAATCACCCTGTTTGTGCTTTATACACGTATTCAGGGAATAAATACACCTCTTTGGGGTTTCCACCTGAGTACATTAGCTGGAGAGTTACACTGGTAAATTCAGGCAGTACGTTCATATATCGCTATTCGCTGAAGCTGTACATTGTTAAACGCTCTGTTGTTAGTTCAGCATCTGTATCTGGCCTCGTGCAACATTCATCTTACTTTTCGCCATTTCTTTCATCTCCACTTTAATGCCATAAAGTCAACATTAAATCCAAACTTACCCTTTTTACTTTCTGAATGCATGCTCTTggtagggttgcaaaggggtggaAAATATCCGAAAACTTTCCAAAAATCCCAGGA
The genomic region above belongs to Onychostoma macrolepis isolate SWU-2019 chromosome 01, ASM1243209v1, whole genome shotgun sequence and contains:
- the aftpha gene encoding aftiphilin a isoform X3, with protein sequence MEPDVIRMYSSSPPPMEEGIEDEDDEFSDFTGVPNSTSFSEFDTPTTFNQSQALNATSPPELLSNGRIVGLSAQPAGSAKANGVTPGSGQTPKPNGRTVSVEELKKFSEHQAHITSLEFATGSRTDSDAVACNGTVEVLTNGFATLDQGGSPPTPHKTNEFDVSPDDFADFSAFSNAEHNQPSETDWEHLNQGCVPPQNDASDSVDDRGASLEDDSRDSRNTGFGFFSENSGSLSNGDWGFHEGSDLARRELEADTTEVVSTVQPLALNGVTFSETDDNRVSPDSTGDKSSGEQSDEKGSENETLETETETETSFGRPLSTDALEEFGDFSTTGSVPSPPLQEETATPADHSQLAEDDDEDFGDFGDFGDASTFSATGFADFDQQGVSQPEPDPSPPVEVEDDDFGDFDTSKEASKTDLVVEEATTFADFPGSDSFADFSSAQVGDNEGWQAFSEPDQSQNGGESWATFGQEQNAEATENNRDDWQESQPVTAPPTAAAEHKSCTMSALVSRLEKIFQASFEPVVAPQVEEEVTTLNTILKPPDTSQQEDTDRGPTNGALRDVWQQLQDVNNAYGLRYQWGGSHTNKVLLCSLGIDTRNILFTGHKKQPVIVPMYAASLGMLEPTKEPVKPVSAAEMIASIAQSPSVATELNTCPPDTAQESLPPVQFDWSSSGLTNPLDGVDPELYELTQAKLDVSGGSSRVVDAFARLMSTVEKTSTSTSRKPVQKEENLSEEARRVISGLPDLSFMQAKVLMFPSTLTPLLPSSSPSPTPD
- the aftpha gene encoding aftiphilin a isoform X2, which encodes MEPDVIRMYSSSPPPMEEGIEDEDDEFSDFTGVPNSTSFSEFDTPTTFNQSQALNATSPPELLSNGRIVGLSAQPAGSAKANGVTPGSGQTPKPNGRTVSVEELKKFSEHQAHITSLEFATGSRTDSDAVACNGTVEVLTNGFATLDQGGSPPTPHKTNEFDVSPDDFADFSAFSNAEHNQPSETDWEHLNQGCVPPQNDASDSVDDRGASLEDDSRDSRNTGFGFFSENSGSLSNGDWGFHEGSDLARRELEADTTEVVSTVQPLALNGVTFSETDDNRVSPDSTGDKSSGEQSDEKGSENETLETETETETSFGRPLSTDALEEFGDFSTTGSVPSPPLQEETATPADHSQLAEDDDEDFGDFGDFGDASTFSATGFADFDQQGVSQPEPDPSPPVEVEDDDFGDFDTSKEASKTDLVVEEATTFADFPGSDSFADFSSAQVGDNEGWQAFSEPDQSQNGGESWATFGQEQNAEATENNRDDWQESQPVTAPPTAAAEHKSCTMSALVSRLEKIFQASFEPVVAPQVEEEVTTLNTILKPPDTSQQEDTDRGPTNGALRDVWQQLQDVNNAYGLRYQWGGSHTNKVLLCSLGIDTRNILFTGHKKQPVIVPMYAASLGMLEPTKEPVKPVSAAEMIASIAQSPSVATELNTCPPDTAQESLPPVQFDWSSSGLTNPLDASGGSSLLNLDFFGPVDESPSCTATSIPGVDPELYELTQAKLDVSGGSSRVVDAFARLMSTVEKTSTSTRKPVQKEENLSEEARRVISGLPDLSFMQAKVLMFPSTLTPLLPSSSPSPTPD
- the aftpha gene encoding aftiphilin a isoform X4; translated protein: MEPDVIRMYSSSPPPMEEGIEDEDDEFSDFTGVPNSTSFSEFDTPTTFNQSQALNATSPPELLSNGRIVGLSAQPAGSAKANGVTPGSGQTPKPNGRTVSVEELKKFSEHQAHITSLEFATGSRTDSDAVACNGTVEVLTNGFATLDQGGSPPTPHKTNEFDVSPDDFADFSAFSNAEHNQPSETDWEHLNQGCVPPQNDASDSVDDRGASLEDDSRDSRNTGFGFFSENSGSLSNGDWGFHEGSDLARRELEADTTEVVSTVQPLALNGVTFSETDDNRVSPDSTGDKSSGEQSDEKGSENETLETETETETSFGRPLSTDALEEFGDFSTTGSVPSPPLQEETATPADHSQLAEDDDEDFGDFGDFGDASTFSATGFADFDQQGVSQPEPDPSPPVEVEDDDFGDFDTSKEASKTDLVVEEATTFADFPGSDSFADFSSAQVGDNEGWQAFSEPDQSQNGGESWATFGQEQNAEATENNRDDWQESQPVTAPPTAAAEHKSCTMSALVSRLEKIFQASFEPVVAPQVEEEVTTLNTILKPPDTSQQEDTDRGPTNGALRDVWQQLQDVNNAYGLRYQWGGSHTNKVLLCSLGIDTRNILFTGHKKQPVIVPMYAASLGMLEPTKEPVKPVSAAEMIASIAQSPSVATELNTCPPDTAQESLPPVQFDWSSSGLTNPLDGVDPELYELTQAKLDVSGGSSRVVDAFARLMSTVEKTSTSTRKPVQKEENLSEEARRVISGLPDLSFMQAKVLMFPSTLTPLLPSSSPSPTPD
- the aftpha gene encoding aftiphilin a isoform X1, producing the protein MEPDVIRMYSSSPPPMEEGIEDEDDEFSDFTGVPNSTSFSEFDTPTTFNQSQALNATSPPELLSNGRIVGLSAQPAGSAKANGVTPGSGQTPKPNGRTVSVEELKKFSEHQAHITSLEFATGSRTDSDAVACNGTVEVLTNGFATLDQGGSPPTPHKTNEFDVSPDDFADFSAFSNAEHNQPSETDWEHLNQGCVPPQNDASDSVDDRGASLEDDSRDSRNTGFGFFSENSGSLSNGDWGFHEGSDLARRELEADTTEVVSTVQPLALNGVTFSETDDNRVSPDSTGDKSSGEQSDEKGSENETLETETETETSFGRPLSTDALEEFGDFSTTGSVPSPPLQEETATPADHSQLAEDDDEDFGDFGDFGDASTFSATGFADFDQQGVSQPEPDPSPPVEVEDDDFGDFDTSKEASKTDLVVEEATTFADFPGSDSFADFSSAQVGDNEGWQAFSEPDQSQNGGESWATFGQEQNAEATENNRDDWQESQPVTAPPTAAAEHKSCTMSALVSRLEKIFQASFEPVVAPQVEEEVTTLNTILKPPDTSQQEDTDRGPTNGALRDVWQQLQDVNNAYGLRYQWGGSHTNKVLLCSLGIDTRNILFTGHKKQPVIVPMYAASLGMLEPTKEPVKPVSAAEMIASIAQSPSVATELNTCPPDTAQESLPPVQFDWSSSGLTNPLDASGGSSLLNLDFFGPVDESPSCTATSIPGVDPELYELTQAKLDVSGGSSRVVDAFARLMSTVEKTSTSTSRKPVQKEENLSEEARRVISGLPDLSFMQAKVLMFPSTLTPLLPSSSPSPTPD